A segment of the Mastacembelus armatus chromosome 7, fMasArm1.2, whole genome shotgun sequence genome:
TTAGCAGACTATCGTTAACACCTCAGACTACTTTCAGTTTGTGGTGCAAATATTCATAACAGAATAACTGAAGTGTCTGCTTTTTCTGATGAAATTTTGGCTATGACTAATTAGAGGAGGAATTGAAAGCCTACGTTGCTTCTGGAAAGAAAAAGGTTAAATTTTAAAACGTACAAGTGGAACTTCATTTTAttcctcattaaaaaaaagtcaaatattagGAATGGGAGAAATTAAAAGGTCAATAATAGTTTTAATTGATGCATGTTACATTCAAGAACCCATTATGGTCCTCCCACACATAAATGCGCACACACATCTCAGGCGAATACAACAGACAACTTGTAAATGCCTTACACCatcatatatttacatattatcCTCCGCTTCTGTACATCACAAATCCTTAAATATGACCAAACATCAGAGTAACATAGAATACGATGTATGACTGATTGTATGTAGTTTCTTTGATGCGTATTTAATGTACTTTTCCTTCCAAAAAAGGCATGTGCATAAAGCACAGTCATAAAAAGTGAGTCACACAATTAGACATGATAGGTTAAAAACTCGACTCAACGCCTCTTCTTCATTCATATTTCACAAGATAAAACTCTTCCTTCAGCAGGGATTTCTTTCAAAATGCACAAGTAGAAAAGACTGAAAGGTAACCAAAGGgaatagaaaataaacattaaatgtgCTCAGTGCATTAAGACTTTCCAATATAACAAAGAAAATGGAGGTGTTTGCCCTGTTCCATCTCTGTgataaataaattcacattGTCACAGGCAGACGGTGAGAGGGCTTGGAAGGTACAGTGAGTaaacaaaagtgaaattgtGAAGCAAAAAAAGTTACTAAAAcatttgtgaaagaaaaacCACAAACCCCTGTAAGCCAAACGCTATAGAACAGAACagctaaatattttctttctaggtttagatttaaaaaaaaaaaaaaaaaaaaaagatacagctTTTTGCAGCCAAAATGCAAGTTAGCTACAATGAGTGTTTTGGCCTTTGAATCCATCACCACAGATTTTGTTTGGATGAGATACTTGAACTGTGCTATGCTTCTGTTTGGTGTTGGCAGACTTCAAAACGAAAATGTCTTTATAGTCATTTTGTATTAGCCCTGCAATCATCAAGTGCAAACTCCAGGAAGCCCTGTAACTTTTCTCATCAGTAAACTCAGGTGTTACAAAATATGAAGAGTAGACCGATCTAGAGTTCTGTCTGGAAAAATGAACATTCCAAAACTGTACTGAGATTCTCATTTAAGTGACTTAACACATCTTTAAATGCCATGGATAGGGTGAGGGGTCACAACTATGACTCCTTGTAGTGTCGATAATTTGGTTGAATCAGCATCAATGTggccacatacacacgcacatgcgaacacaaacacacacgcacgcacacgcgcgcactCACACAAACAGTGCAGTGGTTGTGAGATGGGAGGATTTTTTGACTGGCACAGGCAGTGCAGGTGTCCAAAATGAtaacatacagtaacacacaggaGTCCTGCAAAtcttttgggaaaaaaaaaaaaaaacaaaaaacaaaactataaacaGCAATATCTTTGTGCTCAGCTGCTGCAATAGCCAAATGTGTTTGCACTAGGAAGACGTTTACAGGTGTCTGTAGATGACAATTTgttgtaaaattaaattatggGTCAATGCTGTCCATCATTCATTGTTGTTGTGAAGCCACCTGCCTTGAATCAGCAGCAGTGTatattacaaaacatttcatgacGCTTACATGTTTATCTCCTTGGCAAAAATCCATCCAtaaatttgtttaattaaaccCAGATATGCAAATCTGGATTTTGGACACAGCTCTGTATTACCAAACCTTTATGAAATTCACTCGCATCACAGGGTTTAAAGGATACACTTTTTTACAAGTTCAGAAAGGCCAACAGTGTAACTATTGTATTGCAGTTAAAGACAAGCAGAAACTCTTTTGCCACAAAGCATGAACCTAAATGAGCAGAGGCAGTCACTGTTAAATCTTCAGCCATTCAAATCTTCCACGAGTGGCTGTGACATAGAAATGTAGCTGTTTCACCTTGGCATGGTTTTTGACACTTTGCTCTCGGAGTCAAAGGCAGACAGTGTTGATATATGTATTcatataaataacaaaatagtacagtataaatataaagattctgtgtgtgtgtgtatgagtgtgtgtgtgtctgtatgctCAGTTGCAGATGGTGTATGCATATAGGGTAAGAGTGTGTGTCGTCGTGTGCGCTTGTGAGCCAGTGTTAGGACAGGGCAGGGGCGTTAAAGGTGAGGCCTTCCCTCCCCCACCTCGTGGAAGAGCGAGGTATAAAACTCAGGCTCCAGTTGTTTGTTGCGGTAACGCTGGACAATCTCTGTTATTTTCTGCTTCCGTCTCACGTGAGGTGGACTGTACAAGTCACTTTCCAGACGCTTTCTTCGACACACATTGATGACCGTTTGACGCACAAGAAACCCTGAGAAGATGATGCAAAAACATGAGATCAGTACTCAAATGTGACAGTTACAGCTGATCCTACAAAAGCAAAGCACCTGTCAGACAGTTTCTACCTGTGTCATCTAGACATGAGATGACATTTCATGCACTGAAAGGCAGAGtgagatttgtgtttttcaacGTGAACTTATCTACCAGTGTACAAGCgataaaaatgatttgaaatgattttcttgAACATATTACTAACCCATGACATTTCCACAAATTACAACCATAACACATTGTGTTCACATTACTATTCAGTAAGGTCAGTATGGCTCCTAACACATTCTGTGTGATGCATTAAGACTTGTTGGCAAAGCCAATAGGAAGTGTGGTACAGAGGGACAAGTTAAGTCAGAGTAAGCCATATGAGCTATTACCTAGAGCTCTGCGGCTGACCACCATGCCATCCACCAGGGGAATCACCATGCCAAATTTGCCCACAGCTCCATGCAGCCGGATCCTGAAGAGTCCAGTCTTGAGAGGATGGATGAAGATCAGAGGAACGTCTTTCTCAAGTAACCCGGACCTGCAGCAGGAACACCaattagaaagaacaaaatTTGAATAAGATGATGCTAAGTTAGCTTATACTATGCATTTGTTGTTTCAATTACTGTGTACATTTGATTCAAACAGTGGCATTATATAACAATACATTAAATCTATCCTGACAATGTTTCAAGCTTTTGACATACAGAGTTATGCAGTGGGCAAAAATAATATTCTTATAAACCATATTACAATTTAATATGACTGAGAGGTCTAACAACTATCATAGAAAAGTGTAAACAAAGCTTCATAACAGTAGTACGCAGTACAGGACTGTAATGTCTCCTTCTAACATACAGGAGCATTTTTCCCAGTGTACACTCACATGGCATTAGAGACCAAAATAACCACACTCGACTGAAAATAAGTGTAAATGTTGAGTTTTagtccacacagaaaaaatgaGTTAGGAGAGAGTGCGTCTGTCTTCACCCAAAAtagcttcttttttgttttgaaattggTCATGTTACTAATTAGGAGTTGTCACGTTGTATCAAATGACACAACGTCAGGCAACATCATTTCTAACGTGGCATTATTAATTTGgttaaatacattatttcaatCTGTTTAAAGTTCCTATCAATCTCTCCAGTCTTCAAACcatacagcagctgctgagcaGCATGTTATCTCAACCTTATAAAAGGgatccaaaacaacaaacataagCATCATACTTCACAAACACTAAGGTTTCCTTTAAGCTGCCTCACattgttttcagttcagtgttgTTGCAGTTCCTTTTCTCTGCTTGACCTTGCACACACTGCATGttgtacttcctgttttgtaCTTGGTATTTATGCATCGTTTGTTATTCTGCATATCAGAACATTTGACGCTTTGCAgaattttttcttcatttttgccCCTGACCAAAGCAAATTTATGAACCGTACATTCTTCAAACTGGCAGCAAAGTGTTTAGTGTGTAAACTTGTTGTGCAAACTTCTGAATACCTGCAGGAAGTGCTGTTGCTCATGCTGGCCTCCAAACCCGTGCTGGTTTCCGCCAACAGATCAGACAAGGGGAAGGTCTCtaaaaacacaggaacaatGACATTCATGCCACCCACATCcagcacagaaagaagaaaacacctGTTACAGTCCCATTTTAACACTACAGCAGCTGAGTATTGGGTGGAGCAGcttagaatagaatagaaaatattaggaaaagaaagaaatttacaGACAACATTTTTCACACCACAAATAGTCACATATTACGGGACAAGGGGCAAACATGTGCCTACCAATATCATCAAAGCGCTCTACCCAGACCACAAACACCTTTGTCTCAGGACCCAGTGCTGGAAAAGACTTTCCAGTCGATGACCTCTTTGTCTTCACCAAAGGACTCAGCTAAAGAAATATTACAATATACAGTGAGTATATGTCAATGCTACCTAAACTACTAGAAGTCATCATCACCACTGTCAACATACAGGTTATATGTATTCACATAAGCTAAGCTTCACCTTTTTGGAAGACTCCAGGTTTTCAGAATGGTTGGGGAACAGATCCAGTGTGAGACTGGTTTGCTTGAGCAAACCAGACATGGGGTCTGGGTTGGTCTCTGCTTCCACTGTTGAGTCACTGTGCACTGATGACTCCTctgagaaacaacaaaaaatggcAACTGTCAGCCCTGAATCCCCCACTAGGTTTTCATCAGTTCATAGTCAAGTTAATTTATACTGACCAGAATTTTCTGATAACGATGGAACAACAAAGGCAATCTCTGTCAGAGCATCAGCATAGTACAAAACTTTCTTCTCCCCGTTGAACACAGAACCTCCCGTGTCCTCAGGAGTCCCTGTTTCCTCTGaagtaaaatgatttttaaaaaaaacaatgttcagCATTGCTTTAATTAATATTGATATGCAACATGTAGATTAACAGAGGGACATTCATTAAAAGTCATCTTCATATCAATTGCAGGAATTAGTTTAGTATCCTACCTGTTTGTTGTACATCACTGCTGTCACAGCAGGAGTTGAGGGACCAGCTAGTGTCCAAGTGTCCTGTCCACCCTGGGTGCCGTCCCACATTCACAGGCCAGCCCAACGACAGCAGGAACTCCAAAAAGTGGGGCTGCACGCTGGATGACGACTCCACATTTCTCAGGATCTGCTCATGAAGAACAAGTACAGATCTATTTTTAGAGAGATTTTTGATACACATATTGTGAATGAACTAACAAGCTCAAGATCTGTACAGCTATATCCTCATTGTAGtttgtattaaataaaaagcccaacatttaaatcacaatactgtataatacactttattattatatttgggatctgttgtgttttgctgcAAATAGCCAGCCTGGTCTCTCTCACCTCGGGGCTGCTTTTCTGTCCAGCTCTCACATAGAAAATAAAGACAGTGTCAAATGGTCTGCAGGGAAGCAGGTCCAGGTAGCTGATATCATCAAAAAACCCTGGCAAGGATGACTCCAGACCAATCAGGTGAGGAGGTAGACGACTATTGTTGGGCTCCTATAAATAATAAGTGAATTGAATTACATTATAAATAAACTGTATTAACAGGAGAAATATATGAGATACGCATAGTAGAAACAGATTTACATCAGTGACATTATCTATTACTGttattcatttcagttcaaCAGAATCACAACAGAAAACTACCAATTAAAGCACAAGAATCTAGAAGGCTTGCATATAGTGTTTGATACtggcagaaaatgtttttcacgATTGAAATCCAAAAGATTTTCTCATCagccattaaaagaaaaaaaaaaaaaaaaaaaaatcagacaacCTTTACCAACCTTGAGTGCCTCCAGAGACAGAAAGccaaaatgagagagaaagagtcgTGCTGTCTGGAACTcctgtgaggggggaggaggttTGCAGTCTATCTGTGGGTCAGGGAAACGCTTGGACTTCCAGATTTCTTCAGTGTGCCGTTCCAAGGCGTTCTCATACTCGATTTGCTTTGTCATCAGAACACGAAGCTTGTCATGCTGAAGTTCCAGCTGTAAAGGTGATGTTGATGGgatgtttattaaaaataaaatttccaGATGCTGAAGAATGCCACTCCATTTCATAAATCCAGCATAAACCCAGAAAGGGCAAGACCCACAGTTCAGATACAGAGGTACCACTTCCCAAAGTTATTGTGAAGAGAATCACTGATGTGTACCCATTCtttaaagcaacactgtgtAGTTTTTCGACCTTAACCGTATGAATTGTACCGCCGCTGTAGCCTGAGTGGGCTCACATCGGCTGCAACAGCACTATGTAACTTTCGTCTTCGGGTAGGATCACTCAGCCTGCTGCCAGAGTAAGAGTGTGACCTGTTTTACGGCATACAGCACATGTTTTACTCGTAGCCTGACAAAACAATCTAACACAGAATTCTCAAAAGccatggaaaaaagaaagagagagagtgatcaGACACGAGCCCGAACACGAATCAATATCGGACGGGCTTACACTCTGGATTCACTGGTTCACTGGTCAGCTTAGTCAACAAATTCAATGTATTGCGAAGCCCACAGGGAAGTTTCTACAGCGACAGTATTTAGGACACTGGTAACAGATAATTGCGCTTTTCAACCAGATGGTGGAAACtgtgagcaaaagttacatagtgttgctttaaaagtATCAAACATTTATTCAGGGAAAGAGTTAACATTTTTTCAGCTAAATTTGAGCAGTCTAATCCAATCCTGCACAAAAGCCCTTCAATAAACCCAGTCTTTGTGAAACCTATGCTGTTGTAATATTTTAGACCATGGCTAGCAGTGGTTATGAATTGCATCATAAGCTACATATTAATGCAATGGTACTGTACTGGAGTGAGAAACAGGACAAAACAATCAGCTCATATTTGTCACCAAACCAGATGATTTGACCCTTTTCTTCCAAAAAACACCCAAGTGAAATTTCATCTCTTCAACAACTCACATGTGGGTAATTACTCAGTGCATTTGTAGCTCTCGAATCATCCTGCCAGCCCATACAACACTCCTGAGTTTgtataataacaaataatatgACTGATTAAATTATTTCATGACTATTTTAACTATGATAACAAAAAAATTCTTGATTTAGTTTATACCCAGAGTAGAATAATTTTACTTGCATGTAATTAGTTTAGTGTGAGGAAAAGATTCATAACAAGGTTCAACAAGGAGCTAAACTCACCTCTTTACTAACTATGTCATCCAGGTCAGGAATACTGACATCAGCTTTGACAAGAGGAATCTTATCCACCTCTTCAGGAAAAGGCCTCTGCTTGACGTTGTACTTGTTCCCGATATCATTGTTGGGTGTTGGACGGCCCTCAGGAACAAACacctgctgtggaaggagagaAGCAGACAGATATGCAGTTGTGTTATTGGATGTAAGTTACAAGTTTTACAAATCATCAACTACAGCACGTCACATTAAATTATTTCTAAAGGGATACTGTTATAGCATCGTTACTTCAATCTACAATGTAATCTCACCCTCTGATTGGCCCGGGCTCCTCTGGGTTGGTGAAAGAGCTGCATGGTCCAGGCATGTCTGCCAGCCGTCCCTCGGATCAAAACTGTCACTGATGGACTAGGATCTGTTAAGAATGAGATGCCCTTATTAAGAGAAAAATAGGACTGATCATTTTAATTCACCAGTACTTGATACTATCTCTAATTGTAAATTTAAAAGGCCAGTGCTTAATTCCCCCAGGTTTCCCAATCAACTGGTACAATATCATTCATAAGATGAACAGTAAGCTACTCACTCTGTTCATTGCCGAGAGGTTGTTCCAGCATGGCAAGTATGACTGAGTTGTCCAGGACAAAGTAGCGGAAGTTGCTGGCTCCTGTGGCACTGAGTCTAGCATAGCGAATCAGGGTGTCTTCATTCAGCAGGCTGCAGGTGGACGCTGGCCCGCTGGGAGAAGGGAAGGCCCCCAGTACCTGCATGATACTAGAGAACACCACAGAAACGCAGGAACGGTGTTATAAAAAATCTGGGTCAATAGGTACAACACACTGCACTTTCTAAAAGCCATCATTATGGATGCACAGCAGAAaatcaatattattttactgttgaaTTTTCAGATATGCTCCTTCAGCATGAATGCATATTTGTTTCCCATTATTTTCCATGGTGTAAGTAAGGCCTCGTAGTGTGAAACTGAACATCATAAGTTGTTCTAACTGTTGCAGCTGACTAGTCAGTTGGCATACTGTCAGTGTGCAGGCTATGCAGCAGGCAAAGCAACTTAAGCACTTCTCATGcacttttatatttgttttgctaGCTTGTCAACAAAGCAAGGTGCAAAACAAGATACATATCTGTAAATAGGAAGGAGAGATTACAGCTAGAAAGTGTTTGCTGCAGTTCACAGTTCAAACTCTTTGGAGTCAGTGTCAGATGAAggatgttttgatttttctccACTGATGAAAAGATGAGCCAGTAGATATAGTTCAGAGTAGATTAGTATATGGGAAAATCGCTttgatttcagtgtttaaaaaaagtttgtaGTTCGTTGCAACTCTAACTCTATCACTAACTGTAGTTCTAATCTACTCTATATGAACACTTAGGAGTCTTACCAGGACAAAGTCGCCTCAGCAGCATCCTTCACCCTCATTGAAGCTGGGTTGTGCTCCTTCTCCCCTTTATGTCGGACTTCCTGTTCCTGTCGGGATTTGCTGCCAGAGATGCCCAACTCCACAATCTCCAACACTTCCACCAAACAATCCTGATGCAAAAGACAACAGTTTATTTAACAGAATACTAATACATCTAAACTACATCAGGAAAGAAATTTGAAATCTAAACTTTAGAAACCTTCTCATCCAGCATGTCAGGGTGCTCTGTGagccacacacagagaaactgaaaaGCAGCTACAATCATGGAGTGAAGGTCTCGGGATTGAAGGGGAGCTGGACGGCTACACTGGTACACAATGTATCCACATATAGAGCTGACAGCACGTTTACGGTCTGCAGAGTCTACACCCACTtttacctggtttacaaaaacagaaagtataGAAAAATGTAGTACATTTTAGGTATTACAACATTTTAGGAAGACCACGGTGGCCTAATGATTAAGACACATACTACATAACCCCCACAACACAGTTGGCCTCCGCTCCTCAGCTCTCTCCATTTGTGTGATACTAAGTGTAAGATATTGAAATATAAAAGTAGGAAGAAtgccatttaaaataaatgatacaACTATTACAAGGCAAAGAACTTCTCTTATTCTGATATTTCTGGGTGTTTTCATAACACATTTCTGGCAACTTCCTTGTAACTCCCTTGTAAGCAAAATTCTGACTCAGAAGTTAAAGGGAACCACCCAAATGCACCTTTAATTCTGTTCTAAATGACTCATTTGGGAAGGAGGTGCTTAGGCCCAGGAGTTAAGATCAAGTTATCATGCCATATAACAAGTTAGTTTTAGGTCATCAGTTACAAGGCTAGTAAAGACTGCTAAGTAACTGTAGAGTCTCTGTGGTGTTACCTTAGCAAGCCCAGCCAGCAGCTCCAAGGCAGCCAGTGAAATACTCATGTCTTGCCTCCACTGGGAGTTGAGTCTCTGAGTGACCAGGTGGATGCTGCGCACCAACAGGCCTGCCGCCGTATCTGGAAGAGCTAAACCATATAACACCCGCAAATACCAAACACCGCAAAGAATAGAGCAAAGCAATTCAGGCAACAAAGCTGAAGAACACTGGattatagaaaaaaatgtcCTGGACACTCAATTTAGTAGATATGTctggaaatgtgaaaacatgCTTTTGAGAGATTGAAATTTAGCAGAGTACACAAAGTTGAGCAAAATTTGGCTCGACTGAAGAATATATAGCAAGTAAAGTGCAGATGCACAGAGCTGAGGGATGtcaacattttgacatcatgatTTCTTTGAATGACTAACATATATATGGTATAATTGGCCAAAACaactaaataaaagtaaattaatttcattaatttacaTATTGATGAAACATAAATATACTGTTGACATGCCATGGcgttattaaaaataaattcctaCCGAATTATTAACTTCATCATGGAGTGCACAGTACCATACATGTTCCCAGTTAAATCCACAATTTACAAAACTCTAAAATCATTTTCTATTTTAgttctattttctttcttcacatTCCCCTCTGTCCCAGGACTTGTGCGGTTGAATTTGTTCTAAGATTAAGAGTAATCAGTTCTCCTGGTGACTATCCATTTCAGAGTTTCTGCTAAAAAAACCCAGAAGGGCCAAACATACCATGTAATGTTCAGTAATTATGTCAATTCTTAATCACTGAGCAGCAATAAGCACTAAGATGCAGCACCAGTTTTAGAAATTTGATTTCCTGAATTTGAATGATgagcaaaaaaaacaagaatcatGTTGAACTGGCTGCAAAATAACTGTCTCCAGACTCCTGCCAGTTCATAAGCTTTGTTTTTCCTGCCCAGTACGGAACCACACAACACAATGTAACAGTCGACCATCCTGTCCCACAGGAACCCTGAGGAACAACAGCCCCCCCTCATTTCCTGCTGGACAAAGTTGTCCATAAGCAGCACAGTGTTCGGTGAAAAGACATACAACTTGTAGCCAAATCAAAAGGGGAGCTATCACATTTAATTGACTTCACATTGTTGCATTAAAATCTAATACATGAATTCAGTCAAACACCACTCAGCCCCCActggaagaaacaaaacaaatcttggAAATGCTTTTGATTAGGCAACACCGTTGCAACCAATCAGTTAGAGAATAAAATGCACCAAATGTCAAGAAAATGCcaacagcacacagcacagcCACAAATCACTCTGTAGCACTTACAATGACATTTTACCCAACGCTTCTTAATTCTGTATACTACTTTAACCACGTTAGCTATAAAGAACAAAGGTGTTAATAAAATAAGTTAGGTGTTTTACACTGATCAGCATGCATGTATTAATCGGACGCAATAATGTTTGAGCAAACAGTTATGCATTTTCTAACCAAAGCTGCCAATATTTTGTCAAATTtatcaaacacaaagaaatcacTGTTGTAGCAGCCATGTTTCTTACCATAGTCTCGGAGCAGGGCCTGGGCAGGACGTTCAGAATCAGGACTGGTGGTCTCTGTGCTGCCTCCACTGGTGAAACTAATGCCACTGTTGGTACGGCTGTGACTCTGACTCTTCACTGTAATGTGGCTCCCATCAATACTCTCCTTccaccacaaaaacacagcaatattGACATCCAGACCATCCCACTACTATGAGCAtcataaaatattaattgttaatcagcagaaaaagcaaatcTGAGCCTTACTGTTTCAGTCTGTGCACCTATGGACTCTAATAGGGCTGAGTCTTGAACAATATTTAGCATTGCACCTGAGAGGGGAGAAAAgatttaacaacaaaacactataaaaacataaagtcaGTCAATATAAGTCAGcataaatagaaaacatataatgaggagaggaaaaataaatggaTGAAGATATAAAGAAACCAGCAAATACCCAGAATAAGCTGCGTGTTAGTGGGGTCAGTCTCTGTCTGCAGCGCTCCTATCAGGACATTGACAAGACGTAGCCTCAGGGACAGGAAAGACACAGGCTGGTCATGAGGCCATCCATCCTCCTCATTGAACTTTCCCTCCAGCAGAACCTGAAGCACAACAAGTCAATCTAAGTAACAACCTTGTTTATCTGACAAaattgcaaacaaaaacaaacagttatCAAGTGTGAAGCtgaaaatttaaagaaagaagtgtcCACATCCCATTGCCTTCAAATATAGCAAGAGAAAAGGATAAATGAGCTAATGAGAGAAGATTATTTCAAACCTAAGCTAAATACTTTACCAACACGGCTGAAAAGAAACCAATAACATGACAATAGTAAACTGTCAGTGAAGGGAGACAGATACTAAAACTGTTACCTCTGATTTGATATTGCCAAAGTGATGCGGCAATGGCAACATGGCAAGTAGGATGTTGATAGAGGCTCTTCTGAGGTCAGTAGGATTTACATACATCTTGAATTTGGACAGCTCTCTGGaaaagtacatcaaatgaatcAAAAAAAGAATCACTTCGGACAATATCCTCAAAATAGGAGAAACCTGACTAAAATTCCATGCTTTTCTATGAAATTGAGCAGATAACAGATTCATGAACATGTTATGTAACTAAAATATTCTAATTTTTTTATTAGCTGATCCAAAATATGTACTACAAGTCTAACCTGTCTGGTACAATAGTTTCCAGAGCAGCTATGAAATAGGGAACCACCACATTGATGCCTTTTATATCAGTACAAAAGAGCGAGGAAGAGTTCAATATGATAGAAGCCAGAACTGGTCTACAGATGAAATCAGAGATCTGGAGCCCCTGGATCAGGACCATGTAGAACctacagaaagagaaagaggagtaCCATATAATATACTATACAAGCTTACATTTCTGTACGTTTTAAATCTTAAGAGCTGACATCAAAATGACGTCCAACAATTAGGCTGATGTTCTTTTAAATTAAGCTTAGTCACAAAAATATGTTACCTAGACAGATAAACAGGCAGAATTTCTTCTCCAGTTTTCTTGCTACAAAAGATGCGGCAGAGTGTTCCGCAGGCTTCGGCTCGACCTGCCTCGTAGCTCTCTGGGAACTCATTGGCATCAAACATGGGATTAGACACCATGGAGTCGGTGGACATTTGGGAACCCTTCCTTCTGAGCTCCAGACCTACTTGAGTGGCTATCGCTGTAGAGAGTGGGAAGAGACAAAAGAATGAAAGGACCCTGAATTGTAATGTTATCATTGGTATTCATGCATGTATGAAACAGAAGCAAACATATATGTGTATCTACTATAGGCACAGTACaacaaaagtaaatattaaaaattggAAGTACAAAAGCGTCACAAAGCAGACATTTAATTGCTATCACaacaacagagaacaaagaTTTCAATGACTGCAAACACACGCTCACATCATTTAAAAGCATTCAATAAAGAGAACTCTGACACAAAGAGTTTGCCATACAAGTTCCACCTATTACGAGCACAAAGCAAGATCAAGTGTAGTGTGCTGGTAATAAAATGAGTCATTCATACTGCTGCAAGCCCACAAAGCAAAATCCATGTGTCAGCTCCCTTGCTGTTGCAATTACATGACTGTCACTCCAGGTACAGAACATTCACTTTCATGCATTGAGGCACCAAACcaataaaatcaaaattcaaGTTAACTGACAACACAAAAGtaaattacacaaaacaaaacagtaatgcTGAATTTGAGGGGGGTCTGAAACTATATAATAAGGATTAGTGTGAcccaaacaaaagaaaatgagaacatAAAACTGGGTGGCGTCACAAACTGGCAACGTTATGAGACAAGTGGTCAGTTGGTGAAACCCATTCCATCACCTTTGGAGAAACGCTGAGAGAACACTGGTGAACTTTTATTTATGACAAGGAGTGGGAACAGAAAATAATGGCGATAATGGCGATGATCATGAGGAAGTCAACTAAAAAGCAGGAAGATTTGTCAAGAAACGCAAATCaagtgaggaaaaaaagctgCCGTTCCTACTTACAAGATTTATAAGAAAGGAGAATTTGGATAAAAGAGGCTGCAAGATAACAGAAAT
Coding sequences within it:
- the ralgapb gene encoding ral GTPase-activating protein subunit beta isoform X3 — encoded protein: MYSEWRSLQLMVQSDQGHLSVLHTYPTSVGTEVANAVVKPLGTAVSPVATENILKTDKEVKWTMEVLCYGLTLPLEGDTVKLCVDVYTDWMMALVSPRDSMPQPVVREPNMYVQTILKHLYNVFVPRPEQHSLNHIRLCQQVLTAVQKLARESVSMVRETWEVLLLFLLRINDTLLAPPTVGVGVAEKLAEKLMAVLFEVWLLACARCFPTPPYWKTAREMLANWRHHPPVVEQWSRVACALTSRLLRFTHGPSFPPFKVPDEDANLIPLEMDNDCVAQTWYRFLHMLSNPVDLSNPAVVSTTPKFQEQFLNSSGIPHEVVLHPCLKQLPQIFFRAMRGVSCLVDAFLGISRPRADSAPPTPVNRISMSPPPSITNTTPPHSRKQRHTVVTKTTSKSSTGSGSQPNKASQQQQQQQTSSSPTLLSSPNQSSWESRPLPAPTRPKVNSILNLFGQWLFDAALVHCKLHSGLSRDPSMTAIATQVGLELRRKGSQMSTDSMVSNPMFDANEFPESYEAGRAEACGTLCRIFCSKKTGEEILPVYLSRFYMVLIQGLQISDFICRPVLASIILNSSSLFCTDIKGINVVVPYFIAALETIVPDRELSKFKMYVNPTDLRRASINILLAMLPLPHHFGNIKSEVLLEGKFNEEDGWPHDQPVSFLSLRLRLVNVLIGALQTETDPTNTQLILGAMLNIVQDSALLESIGAQTETESIDGSHITVKSQSHSRTNSGISFTSGGSTETTSPDSERPAQALLRDYDTAAGLLVRSIHLVTQRLNSQWRQDMSISLAALELLAGLAKVKVGVDSADRKRAVSSICGYIVYQCSRPAPLQSRDLHSMIVAAFQFLCVWLTEHPDMLDEKDCLVEVLEIVELGISGSKSRQEQEVRHKGEKEHNPASMRVKDAAEATLSCIMQVLGAFPSPSGPASTCSLLNEDTLIRYARLSATGASNFRYFVLDNSVILAMLEQPLGNEQNPSPSVTVLIRGTAGRHAWTMQLFHQPRGARANQRQVFVPEGRPTPNNDIGNKYNVKQRPFPEEVDKIPLVKADVSIPDLDDIVSKELELQHDKLRVLMTKQIEYENALERHTEEIWKSKRFPDPQIDCKPPPPSQEFQTARLFLSHFGFLSLEALKEPNNSRLPPHLIGLESSLPGFFDDISYLDLLPCRPFDTVFIFYVRAGQKSSPEILRNVESSSSVQPHFLEFLLSLGWPVNVGRHPGWTGHLDTSWSLNSCCDSSDVQQTEETGTPEDTGGSVFNGEKKVLYYADALTEIAFVVPSLSENSEESSVHSDSTVEAETNPDPMSGLLKQTSLTLDLFPNHSENLESSKKLSPLVKTKRSSTGKSFPALGPETKVFVVWVERFDDIETFPLSDLLAETSTGLEASMSNSTSCRSGLLEKDVPLIFIHPLKTGLFRIRLHGAVGKFGMVIPLVDGMVVSRRALGFLVRQTVINVCRRKRLESDLYSPPHVRRKQKITEIVQRYRNKQLEPEFYTSLFHEVGEGRPHL